A genomic region of Nostoc sp. UHCC 0702 contains the following coding sequences:
- a CDS encoding protein kinase has protein sequence MIGKLLDHRYQVIKVLAAGGFGQTYIAQDTRRPGNPICVVKHLQPATDPRVFETAKRLFNSEAETLEKLGNHDQIPRLLAYFDENQEFYLVQEFIEGHTLTEELIPGQKWSEDQVIQMLQEVLGILEFVHAQGVIHRDIKPDNIIRRTSDQKLVLVDFGAVKQLRSPMVTVGGQASATVAIGTPGYMPTEQGQGKPRPNSDIYSLGIIAIQALTGVLPAQLQEDPDTGEILWQHLANVNYRLAAVLTKMVRYHFKDRYQTVTEALQACQNVLNPVLAVTKPQESLKNHSYQPTISLSQASRQPTLAVAPANPATAKPARQKNSNKTDPLPLLIGILLAGGAAALAANVFPNIKDFAANFTGNNSAATGKCSAVVVGNSNIRSEPSSINSDNVLRTVGNDTKFEVTGNRTKRGWIEIKLNSNRSAWVNSQVIANNDQWISCLRDQGIAIKTVNDSSLITSLPVPKPRQKSRDVVIPASEISKTPTSESENSDSEKSVQSQPSVDSGKIVEQAKNKYDSGDLVGAIALLKSIPANASSGIKETTAIINQWQEDWTKADALFNDINQALEDGQWDKVLDYKNHPEKLPNTQYWRNKLEPLFKQAAANLAKQVLDNTEKPAKQNNSQQELRDTEKPANENNPQQELPNTTPEGTPEGGL, from the coding sequence ATGATAGGCAAGCTATTAGACCATCGTTACCAAGTAATTAAAGTCCTTGCTGCGGGAGGATTTGGTCAAACTTATATTGCCCAAGATACCAGGCGACCGGGCAACCCCATTTGCGTTGTCAAGCATCTGCAACCTGCAACTGACCCCAGAGTTTTTGAAACTGCGAAGCGTCTATTTAACAGCGAAGCTGAAACTTTAGAAAAACTGGGGAACCATGACCAAATACCCAGGTTGCTGGCTTACTTCGACGAAAACCAAGAATTTTATTTAGTACAAGAATTTATTGAAGGACATACCCTCACAGAGGAACTTATACCTGGTCAGAAATGGAGTGAAGACCAAGTAATTCAAATGTTGCAGGAAGTTCTGGGCATTTTAGAATTTGTTCACGCTCAAGGTGTGATTCACCGCGACATTAAGCCGGATAATATTATTCGTCGTACTTCTGACCAGAAATTAGTTTTAGTAGATTTTGGGGCGGTGAAGCAATTAAGGTCGCCAATGGTGACAGTTGGCGGACAAGCCTCTGCGACAGTGGCTATTGGCACTCCTGGTTATATGCCCACAGAACAAGGGCAAGGTAAACCCCGTCCCAACAGTGATATCTATTCCCTTGGCATTATCGCCATCCAAGCACTTACAGGAGTACTGCCTGCACAATTGCAAGAAGACCCTGATACAGGTGAAATCCTCTGGCAGCATTTGGCAAACGTTAACTATCGATTGGCAGCAGTGTTAACCAAGATGGTGCGTTATCACTTCAAAGACCGCTACCAAACGGTAACGGAAGCACTGCAAGCATGTCAAAACGTCCTTAATCCTGTGTTGGCAGTTACCAAACCACAAGAATCTCTGAAAAATCACAGTTACCAGCCAACCATTTCTCTATCTCAAGCATCTCGCCAGCCAACCCTTGCAGTCGCCCCTGCAAATCCTGCCACTGCCAAACCAGCCCGTCAGAAAAACTCTAATAAAACTGATCCATTGCCGCTTTTAATTGGCATATTATTGGCAGGTGGTGCAGCTGCCTTGGCAGCAAATGTATTTCCTAATATCAAAGATTTCGCCGCTAATTTTACAGGCAATAATAGTGCTGCAACGGGCAAGTGTTCGGCTGTGGTTGTAGGTAATTCTAATATTCGTTCCGAACCGAGTTCTATTAATTCTGATAATGTTTTGCGGACAGTTGGCAATGATACCAAGTTTGAGGTTACTGGCAACCGGACAAAACGAGGTTGGATAGAAATTAAACTCAACTCTAATCGTTCGGCTTGGGTAAACTCGCAAGTGATAGCCAATAATGATCAATGGATTTCTTGCCTGCGGGATCAAGGCATTGCCATTAAAACAGTAAATGATAGTTCTTTAATTACTTCTCTACCAGTTCCCAAGCCAAGACAAAAATCTAGGGATGTAGTAATTCCGGCTTCAGAAATATCAAAAACACCAACTTCTGAATCAGAAAATTCTGACTCAGAAAAATCAGTGCAATCACAGCCTAGTGTTGATAGTGGCAAGATTGTAGAACAAGCAAAAAATAAGTATGATTCAGGAGATTTAGTGGGAGCGATCGCACTGCTGAAATCAATTCCGGCAAATGCTTCTTCTGGCATTAAAGAAACCACTGCAATCATTAACCAATGGCAGGAAGATTGGACTAAAGCGGATGCTTTATTTAATGACATCAACCAAGCACTAGAAGATGGTCAATGGGATAAAGTTTTAGATTATAAAAACCATCCTGAAAAGTTGCCTAATACTCAGTACTGGCGAAATAAATTAGAACCGTTATTTAAACAAGCAGCGGCAAATCTAGCCAAACAGGTGCTTGACAATACTGAAAAACCAGCTAAACAGAATAATTCTCAGCAGGAACTTCGCGATACCGAGAAACCAGCTAATGAGAATAATCCCCAGCAGGAACTTCCCAATACGACACCAGAGGGGACTCCGGAAGGCGGTCTGTAG
- a CDS encoding LL-diaminopimelate aminotransferase, which yields MATINDNYLKLKAGYLFPEIARRVNAFAEANPDAQIIRLGIGDVTEPLPEACRTAMILAVEEMGDRATFKGYGPEQGYAWLREKIAVQDFQARGAEVDASEIFISDGSKCDTGNILDIFGHDNIIAVTDPVYPVYVDTNVMAGNTGNANDQGEFEGLVYLPITAENNFTAEIPSKKVDLIYLCFPNNPTGATATKEHLKAWVDYAKANNSIIFFDAAYEAYITDPSIPHSIYEIDGAREVAIEFRSFSKNAGFTGTRCALTVVPKTLTAKAADGSDVELWKLWNRRQSTKFNGVSYIVQRGAEAVYSQEGQAQIKALVSFYLENAKIIREQLTAAGLAVYGGVNAPYVWVKTPNGLSSWEFFDKLLHTVNVVGTPGSGFGAAGEGYFRISAFNSRQNVEEATKRITEKFKV from the coding sequence ATGGCAACAATTAACGACAACTACCTCAAGCTGAAAGCGGGTTATCTGTTTCCAGAAATTGCGCGACGGGTTAATGCTTTCGCCGAAGCCAATCCCGATGCTCAGATTATCCGTTTAGGCATTGGTGATGTCACCGAACCATTACCAGAAGCTTGCCGCACAGCTATGATCCTAGCTGTGGAAGAAATGGGCGATCGCGCTACCTTCAAAGGCTACGGCCCAGAACAAGGTTATGCTTGGTTACGGGAAAAAATTGCTGTCCAAGATTTCCAAGCAAGGGGAGCAGAGGTAGATGCTTCGGAAATCTTTATTTCCGATGGTTCCAAATGCGACACGGGCAATATCCTCGACATCTTCGGACATGACAACATTATCGCCGTTACAGATCCCGTTTACCCCGTATATGTAGATACTAACGTCATGGCGGGAAATACAGGGAATGCAAATGATCAAGGCGAGTTTGAAGGCTTAGTATATCTGCCAATTACCGCAGAAAACAACTTCACCGCCGAGATTCCCTCAAAGAAAGTTGATTTAATTTATCTGTGTTTCCCCAATAACCCCACCGGTGCAACTGCTACCAAAGAACATTTAAAGGCATGGGTAGACTACGCCAAAGCCAATAACTCGATTATTTTCTTTGATGCTGCCTATGAAGCATATATCACCGATCCGTCGATTCCCCACTCCATCTATGAAATTGATGGTGCTAGAGAAGTTGCGATCGAGTTTCGGTCTTTCTCCAAGAATGCAGGCTTTACCGGAACCCGTTGTGCATTAACCGTTGTACCCAAAACCTTGACTGCAAAAGCAGCAGATGGTTCAGACGTGGAACTGTGGAAACTGTGGAACCGTCGCCAATCGACCAAATTCAATGGTGTATCCTACATTGTACAACGGGGAGCAGAAGCAGTTTACTCCCAAGAAGGGCAAGCGCAAATCAAAGCATTGGTGAGTTTTTATTTAGAAAACGCCAAAATTATTCGTGAACAACTGACAGCAGCCGGTTTGGCTGTGTATGGTGGCGTGAATGCACCTTATGTTTGGGTGAAAACCCCCAATGGTTTATCCAGTTGGGAATTCTTTGATAAATTGCTGCACACAGTCAACGTTGTAGGTACACCCGGTTCTGGATTTGGTGCGGCGGGTGAAGGCTACTTCCGAATTTCAGCATTCAATAGCCGGCAAAATGTAGAAGAAGCAACCAAGCGGATCACTGAGAAATTCAAAGTGTAA
- a CDS encoding HEAT repeat domain-containing protein, translating into MDQSRIKLLELKLRAKALNERKAALDELASLPSEVAVPILQKLAIEKDVGLCRLAVMGLGNHRTEASFQALQEILEHNRDANVLSEAANSLLEFGDVAIPLLQQLFERTDNWLVRSSVIYMLMESQHHEVLLALAMDSLEDETPFVQEAGILALGQVLKSSLKNQALALLTELAEDSSWQKRWRVAIALQGCQDPQAKQLIAKLQQDEHFRVVAAALETASE; encoded by the coding sequence ATGGATCAAAGTCGGATCAAGCTTCTTGAGTTGAAACTGCGTGCAAAAGCTTTGAATGAGCGCAAAGCCGCCTTAGACGAACTAGCCTCGTTGCCATCTGAGGTTGCTGTGCCTATACTCCAGAAGCTAGCTATTGAGAAAGACGTTGGATTATGTCGCCTTGCTGTGATGGGTTTGGGCAATCACCGCACTGAAGCTTCATTTCAAGCTCTGCAAGAAATTCTAGAGCATAACCGAGATGCTAACGTGCTATCTGAAGCAGCGAATTCCCTTTTGGAATTTGGTGATGTGGCGATTCCCTTGCTGCAACAGCTATTTGAGCGGACTGACAACTGGTTAGTTCGTTCCTCAGTGATTTATATGCTGATGGAAAGCCAGCATCATGAGGTTTTATTAGCTTTGGCAATGGATTCTCTGGAAGATGAGACACCATTTGTTCAAGAAGCAGGTATTCTCGCTTTAGGTCAAGTGTTGAAATCTTCCCTGAAGAATCAGGCTTTGGCGTTGTTAACCGAACTTGCAGAAGATTCATCTTGGCAAAAGCGGTGGCGAGTTGCGATCGCACTTCAAGGTTGTCAAGACCCCCAAGCCAAGCAGTTAATCGCTAAACTCCAGCAGGACGAACATTTTCGGGTAGTAGCAGCAGCATTAGAAACAGCATCAGAGTGA